GGATTTATGGGACCGTGTTTTTCATTAAGCTCTTTGATTCATTGCGCACTCAAACTCCCAAACTAATTTATAGCTGACAGTTAGGTGTAGTTGCAAAGGCTTTTTAGCAAACAGGATTAACAAAATCCCTGCCTTCTGCACTAATCTTATACAAAGCTAGAGCAAATCCAGCGCTCCTGGTAGCTCGGTCTGTCGGCAGCTGGTGTGGAAACAGGAACAACTTTATTAAGCTTTTGAATGTCTTCCTCATTGAAATTTCTTCTTCAAGTGTCTCTTGACCTAAAAATACGGCCCAATGTGAAATTTTCTGATAATAGGGTAATTCAGCCACcttatctgcatttttttcttggaCATTTGGGATAAACTCTTTAAAGAACTATATACAGGGTATCTGTAGGTAAAGCATGAAAGCTAAATAGCATAAAAAATGGCTTCTCCTTACACCTGGATTCTGTCTTTCCTCCCTGCAGGTGGCTGGGAAGGATCTGCCACATTCAAGATGACCTTTTCAGCTGGAGGTGCTATCGAGTTTGGGCAGCGCATGCTGCAGGTGGCATCGCAAGGTACAGGAGTCTGGCAGCATCTGCCAGTTTTGTGGCTTCGAGAGGCTTTGCCTTCATCCCACAGCAAGAGCAGTTTTAGGTTTGCAACGGGTTGGATTCAAATACCTGTGGGTTTCAGGCTGTATCTGGAACAtgcttgctttaaaaataacttttttcacaTACAATGAACAGCAGATTTGCTGGGATGGAGCTTACTTGTTTTTCAGATAAGGATTCTTCAAGTTTATCGAAGGTATTTGCCTATATTTGATGCTGGCTTGTTGTTTTGATGAAGTCAGCTTTATCTCTTCTTTTCCAGTCTCCAGAGGTGAAATACCCAATGGAGCTTATGGCTATTCCTACATGCCAAATGGATCCTATGCTTTCGCACCAGCTGCGGCTAATGGGGGCTATCCGTATCCCCCACCTCCTCCTGGTAAGTCTGGGAACTGAGGATGGGGATTATTCTAGTTACTAAGGGTtaaaagaggaagaaacacaAATTTTACACAATCTTTTAGATTGGATCTGCTGTCTTGTGCAACTTTTGTTTCTGAGCTTAATTCTATTTGCCTTTGGCTTGTATTGGCTGTGTGTTGTGACCTGCTCAAATGAGTTAAGTCTTTTTTGCTGTGCTATTTGCTTTCCTGACAGAGTTTTATCCGGGCCCCCCCACGGTGGATGGAGACATGGGTTACATGCAGCTTCCACCTCCGCCCTACCCAGGGCCCATGGAACCCCCTGTCAGCGGCCCAGACCTCCCCGCCACTCCTGCAGGTAAGACACCTGTTCAGGTGAATTAGCTCACAACGGTTTTGTTACCCATGAAACAAACAtggtttttttgtctgttatcTCTTGGGGAACGTAGAGTCAAATTAGAAGCTCCACTTAGGAGCTAAAATTGTTTAGGAGAGGGATTAGGGATCACCCGTAATCTCCAACCTTGTATATCCGTCTCAGTCTGGAGGCCAGCCTGATTCTCTCCAGGGTGGATACCATTAGCGGATATTTTGCAGCTGGATTTATTCTTGTTGTGGCAGAAATAAATACAGTTTGTGAACCCCCTATTGTGGTAATCTTGCTGTGTTAGATGGATAAAAATAATTGATGGTGCAATATGTTTCTAGTCCATTTTATTTAGCAACTGTGGCTTTGCTGATATTTGCTTCCCCTTCCCCCATCTCCCTCTAATCTGGTTACTTTTGCTTAAATAATACGGAACAGAGGAATAGATAATGGAAAGGAGCTGGGGAAAAGTCAGTTGCATTTTCACTCATTTGAGGTTTATCACAATTCTTTTGAACGTCATCTTAAGATATCTGCGTGGGAGCAGGGGggaaacacaaaaaaatacaacCAACTAACCGAAAAAAGAGCTTTTGTGGTTGGACACAACCGTAAATCTCTCCCACATAAATTCTTATCCAGACAAATATCTGTAACTTCTCTCTTTTGTTTGAATAAACGACCCGTCATCTTCGAAATATTATTTGCAAAGTGGCACTGATCCAGATGATTGTACAAGATTTTTGTGTTCTGCAGAAATAGAGGATCTGGATTATATTTATAAGTTATCATCCTTTAAACTCTGAATCCCCTGAGCTGCTATAAACTtgcactgatttttgttttgtcttgtgttttTACTCCCAGGAAGGATGATTTGTTGGCTGCCTTTTTAAGGGGTGTTGTCCATATTTAGGCAAAACTGCTGTTAGCATCTATTTTTTGGCTAACAGACAAGTCCCAGGTGACATTTCCAAATGAAGTCTTGAGACCTTTTCACTTCTGACCTGACAGTCCTGTGACAACTGCATCTTTACCAGTTAGAAGTGATAATGCTCAATTGTCATGGTTGTTGTAGCTATTTTGCAACTCAAGCATTGGTTAAATAGTGCTCTGTTAATAGCACTTGATGGCCAAGAATATGTagagtttttgtttgattgtgaaAGTTCTCTGCACGCCACCAAATTTGTAACTTCTCTTTCTGCGCCAGCTGAAGCGAAAGCTGCCGAAGCCGCTGCCAGCGCTTACTACAGCCCAGGCAACCCACATAATGTCTACATGCCCACGGTGAGTTCTGGTGTTGCAGTGGGAGCCCAAGTGTGTATTGAGCAGTTCTTAGTGGCAAGCAAAGCTTGTCTgaattgattttggttttttttgttgtgtttttgtgtgtgtgttttattgtttgttttggttttgtttggttgggtttttgtttgtttatggtttttgtttggtttggtttggttttactgTGAATTGATATATAATTGGTTTTAGCTGTGAATTGATATTCTTTTGCTCTGTCTGTTTCAGGACCAGCCACCCCCTCCTCCATACTTCCCACCAGAGGACAAGAAAAACCAATAAGCTGACAGAGAACTTCTCCACAACTCATCGCTTTCTTACTTCCCATTTGGTCAGAATTTTGGGGCATGGTCCATAGCACTGCGGAGTAGAGCCTTCCCCCAAGGCACACACATTTCACAGACTATAACGGTAGATACGTGCAGGGAAAGCGGAGAGATTTTGGCAGCCCGGGTTACCTTGCAGAGCCCTGAGGGTTTGCTGTCCCACCACAGTATTCCCTTCTCCTTGTGTGCGGCATCACTAGAACTGGAGGTTCTCTTCATCTctgattgtttcccttgatgtttGTTTCTTCTGATACTTAAATTATACCTTTTTAGAGTGAGGAACTGCTCCAAACTGGTAATTAACATGCTCATAACATGGATGCAAAGCTCTTGGCAGGGTCTTGAATCTAGCTTAGTGTGCAGCCAAGAGCATCTCTGGATGCAGGGATGTCTCTGGGTGTTCCAGAGTGTCGCATCATGTCTCTTCCCTCTGCTACTGAGGAAGGGCTCCAGAGGGAGCCTTTGGGATCTCAGAGGACATAGATGTCTCTTACATTTTTCAAATATCTGTGaaactaactttttttctttcagctaagtcaTTCCTGACAATCGTAGCAAATAATCTGCTAGCCCTCCAAATTTCCTTGCTGTGCACTATGTAAGGTGATGCTGATAAGCTTCTCAAGAAAACACACTACTTGTTACAGGGTCGATTAGCAGCATCTAACTAGTTACAGATCATACGGATACactaactttctttttttccagttggaTATGTGGGCTTAAGACACTAAATCCTGAATATTCTCTTTATAATGCACTTTTCTGTGTGTGCTGTAATACAAGTTACACTCTTTGGCCAGTGAAGTGTCTTACTGCTGTGATGTGACTGGTGAATTAATAGCTAATGGGGAGAAAATAGTTGCTTTAGTCCTGCCTTGGAAGCACTTGAGAGAATATCCAAATTGTTGGATTAAGCTGCTAGGTATAACTGAGCTGCTCATTTGGATGTTTTTTGATGCTGTCAGTGTTTCTTGATCAGCTGTGAATTCACTTCCCAGTAACCTGAATGTGAGCTCCTTGGACTGAGGTTTCAAGCATTTTCCTTCCGTAGCTTTGATTCATTAATCTCATTAACAACTACTCCAGTGTGCGGAACCTCTACAGGACCCATTAGTAACCCGGTTCTAAAACTTTGTATTGTACAAAGCTTTGCACAAATCAGATTTCACTGACTTCTGACAGTTTCtgtgggagagaagaatcctTCCCAGCAAGTGTGAGGAAAGATGGTGTGCTAGGAAACTGCTGAGACTTGCTGCATGCGGCCTGCTTGGAGAGAAAAAAGGCccacttcttgttttctttttgtttgagtCCAGCTGATTAACGAAATTGCTACTGCCTGTGCACTGACTTTTCTAGAATTGCTACTGCAGTGATGTAAAGAAAtggttatttaaaaatatatatatttattttgaaaatgtttgatTAATATATTAATGTGAAATGACTTTTTCAATGCAGATTTGTTTTGCCAAGACTGTGAAGTAAAGAGAAATCCGCTCAAAACTTAAAATGTTCATTCATATTTGTGTGAGTGGGCCAACTTGATGGTGGCTTAGTAGCTTTGCATGAGGAGAGGGAGAATTAACAACCGCAAAATCACTTGGATTTCGTCCTTGGCTATTCATTGATGGTGGTAGCTGCTTGGTTTCTCTTGACTGACTTTGTGAAATGAAGATGTTAAAATCTTTGAACAACCGCCTGTTTTGCAATTCCTGTTGGAAACCGGTGAGGCGGCTGCTTAACACTTTACCCAGATGCGTTACCCAAATGTTCTTTCCAGACCGGTTGTCCCTGTTAAAGTTATAAGCTATGACTAGAAGAAGCAATTGAGAGACACAGCGTAGTTGTTCCCTCTAAAATCTGTCTTTATTTAGAAGCAATCCataattttgtccttttttatttAAGTGCTGAGATGTCTGGGTAGTTCTGCTCAGTTAGATCTGAACTCTCTCAGGTACTGTGGGCCAGCTGGTAGCTCTTCCTGAAAAATTGTGGAGTTTTTACTCCAGCAGCATGAAGATCTCCTGGGTGTGCTCCAGCAGCAgtgccagagctgctgctccttcgTGTGAGCAGAATGAGATGTGTCGCTTTAGCTTGGCAGGGGAGGAGACGTTCCACGCAGGATCTGGTCCTGCGGTTGCTGAGATCAGGTGAGTCCCTCTGGTTTGCACTGACCAGTGTTAAGCAGCAGTTGTTCAGAAGCTGCTCTGTAGGAAACATCCAAACCTCGCCTGGCTTCATTCCCCTTCCAGGTTCTGCTTTCCTCATACTTGACTGTTTTGCTCCATTTTAAAGCTGGCTGAGCCACTTCGGTTTGTTTTCTGCAGCAAGAGGTGGGCGGAGAAGGAAAGCATTAGGAGATAAAAGGTTACAGCCCAGTAAGAACCTAATAAATCCCATTTTGTGAATTAAATTCCAATCAAGGTTTCCTGAATCACATCAGTCCAACTGTAAGATGCTGCAGAAACCATTCTGTGCTCCATGGCTCCTGTTCTATTTTAAAAAGGCTCTTCCCCAGTTGCCATCTTCTCCCGGACATGATCCTAGAAAACATCAACTGCACGAAGTTTCCAGGTCCCTTGCCCAGCACCGCTCACTGTGCAGCTCTCACACCAGCAGTCCACACAAACCCacaagttggttttggtttttaagtcTTTCTGCAGCCAAGTACCTGCTCTGATGAGAACTTGGCTCTGCAGTTCAAGCTGAGTCTTTCTTCCAGTAGTGCAGACCAGTGGTACGATCTGCAGAGACACCATGATGTCTGCTGcctgggaaaaggaaaaatatgttgaGAGCATAAGTCAGGCTGGAACAAATGAAATATTCCTCTCCCCACCACAGGCCTTAGCTAAATCTGTGCCTTCTGAGCTGTAAGCTTTTAAACAACATTTTGTTGGTGAATGTCTGTGTTCCTCCGGGCTTGGTGTTGTCTATGGGGAGGTGAAAACGAGCAAGTCAAAATAAAGAGAGTGGTCATGGTCTTTTTGGTGTATTTGAAGCAAACTGATGAAAGGTGAGGCACGTTTTGGGAATGCTGAAGCTGTAGGACCAAAAGGCTGGGAAAGCCACATGCTCAGCGAGGCTCAGGCAGATGTCGGGTTGAGTGAAGCAGCACGATTCAGGAGGGATCAGGTTTGGCCAGATCGATGCTGGATATCTGCCTTGCTCATTAAAGCCTGAAAACCCAGATTTGGCTTAGATACTCAGCACTTGCTGCTGTCTTCCTTATGGGAACCGGGAGCTCTGTTCTGTTTGGAAAGGGCTTGGAGAGGGTGGATGGGTCATGCCTacatggaaaattttaaatattaaagcaGGGAAGTGGGATTGCGGGTCTGGAAGTGGGGTGGGAGCGGGGCAGGAGGAAGTGGTGTACGTTAATATTCCATTAATGTCTCCAGATCTGGTCCCTGCTTGAATGATTAATCAGCTGTGCAGCAGAAAGGCTGCCATGTGAAAGCTAGATCCATACCATTAAATTCCAGTATTTGGATGGTATTATACtactgaaaaagaaatagggGGCATAGGTAACTTAGTGTTGGATCCAGAAAATCTTTCAGCTTAGATGGGTTTTCTACCGCCACATACAGTTCTATCTTCCCGATCTTAGGCTCTTCATTTCAAAAGCCACTCGCTGCACCTTGTGCCAGCTTCCCCACTCTAAATACTCCGCGATTTCCCTCCTTCACAGCAATGTGGTGCAACTGAGTATTTCGAAAGTGCTTTGAGATCTTATGCAAAAACCTGTTACTGCAGGAACTGCAGGTACCGCGTTCAGATTTCCTACTGTTGGCCCTGAAATCTTGCTGGTATCGCTGGGGGCTGGGGAAGAGCTTTACTCTGGAAGGGTGGGGTGGGTGCAAGATTGCTCAGGGTTGCCTCCAGCTGAAGGAAGAGGTGGAACCCCGCTCCTCCCCACCATTCTGCCCAGATTTTACCTTGAGCACTCCTGCTCTGTGCAACCTAttacataaaaattaaaaccaaaatcatTATTTTGTGTGTATAGCTAGGGGGGATGTGCTGAGCCATCACAGGGACCACAGTTAAGCCAGCCTGGCCGGTGCCTTCCTTCAGGGGCTGCAAGGATTCCCCACCGCTCTCCAAGCACTGGGTGACCAAATTGCTCCTCTGCTGCATGAAGGACACTGATTTATGAGCGATGTCTTGCAGCATCGATTCCCTTCACAAGCTGCTGAAGGTGTCAGGGGGTGAAGTTTGGACCCAGCTGGGAGTGGGACCAGCCCTCACCAGTGAGCAGCTCGTGTTGGCCGATGCAGTCACATCACAGGCACCTCCAGCCCTAAACAACTGCCAGATTGGTGTTAGGAGATGGGTTTTACTAAGACAGGCTGCGATCAAGAGGTGGTTTCGGGTTTAAAGCTGTACGAGTAAGCCCAAGTGAcgaatgttgggttttttggtgggtcGGTATGAAATGCTGGGACACGCAGGGTGGAGATTGTCATTTTAGACAAGGGTTTTCTTTGCAGCCGTGCTGGGTATtactcacccgtctgctctcctaCGTGAGTCAGCTTTAGGAGCTGCCATCGTGAGACTGAACTGGAAACCGGTATTTCAGCACCCTCCTTGCTCAAGGGCCCTCACTGAGAGAGGCCACAGCGGGATGTGAAGAGACCCACGCAACAGCGAGCAGGAGCGGGGGCTGCTGGATCTCACACCTCGGGGTGCAAACAGACCAGGATCTGCCTCGGCTGCATCCTCCCAGCTGCCTACGTGTTGGATCCTTCACATTTCCTACGGTCTCCAGAGAGTGGAGTAAAAGGTACCAGCTTGGACTCCATTTGTGAGCTCGGTTCAGCAAATCTTGTCTTTCtaaacttttcctttctcttcctcaaaTCCGATCTCTCCTTCACCCCGCGTACTTTGCTCCCTGAGGGCTGGGCTCTGCCTGGGACACGTCGCTGTCCCCGCAGCAGGGATCGGCTGCACTAATATTTTATGTTTTGGTGTGTCTGTCTGGGACACAGGGGCAGTGGGGGGGTGTTCAGCCCTGCAGCCTCCTCCTGTTGTCCAAGCATGTGGCTCTGTGGGCTCCTCAGGAGACTTTGAcacctgtgtggggagaggttgtGGTGAAGCCATGGTGGGACCATTTCAGCGATGAAGCTGGTCCATGATTTGGCCTGTGTGCTCCAGCACAGGCACGGAGGTGGTTGATGTGCACCATGGGGCACACCTGGTGTCAGCCCCAGGCTCTTCCTCCTGCACGGGCATCCACCCTGGTCCCTCTTCAGCTCACACATGGGCCGTAGGTCCTGCTGCTTGGAACTCAGTGCCCCAAACCAGTGGATGAAATGGCCTTGAAATCTGTGTCCTCCCcttccctgtccctgcagtgagggGATGACAAATCCAGTGGCTGACAGTGAATTCATCTCACTGGGAGAGGGAGGTGGAAGAAATATTTGCTGCATACACATAGCAAATGGCAGTGATGGAGAAAACATTTTAGAGCTGTCACGGGGTGCTGCAAACCAAGTGAATGGCAGCCAGGTTAATACATGAAGTCTGTGACCTCTTGAAGGACACAGCCTGTGCTCTGTGTCCTCGGGGGATGGCAGGGAAGTGGGACCAGGGTGGGCAGGACACGCTGGGCTTTCTCCTTCGGGACCCTGGGGCCgctgg
The window above is part of the Patagioenas fasciata isolate bPatFas1 chromosome 18, bPatFas1.hap1, whole genome shotgun sequence genome. Proteins encoded here:
- the WBP2 gene encoding WW domain-binding protein 2 isoform X1; the protein is MALNRNHSEGGGVIVNNSENVLMTYDHIEITFSDIEPMPDAFKGTKKGSVFLTPYRIIFVSKGKDAMQSFVMPFYLLKDCEIKQPVFGANYIKGTVKAEAGGGWEGSATFKMTFSAGGAIEFGQRMLQVASQVSRGEIPNGAYGYSYMPNGSYAFAPAAANGGYPYPPPPPEFYPGPPTVDGDMGYMQLPPPPYPGPMEPPVSGPDLPATPAAEAKAAEAAASAYYSPGNPHNVYMPTDQPPPPPYFPPEDKKNQ
- the WBP2 gene encoding WW domain-binding protein 2 isoform X2; amino-acid sequence: MTYDHIEITFSDIEPMPDAFKGTKKGSVFLTPYRIIFVSKGKDAMQSFVMPFYLLKDCEIKQPVFGANYIKGTVKAEAGGGWEGSATFKMTFSAGGAIEFGQRMLQVASQVSRGEIPNGAYGYSYMPNGSYAFAPAAANGGYPYPPPPPEFYPGPPTVDGDMGYMQLPPPPYPGPMEPPVSGPDLPATPAAEAKAAEAAASAYYSPGNPHNVYMPTDQPPPPPYFPPEDKKNQ